CTCAGAGGTGTCAGGCAGCACATGGAGAGAGGAAGAGCTGCCTGTACTCCAGCATCCACCACCCTCAGCATGGCCCACCCGTAGACAGCGCCTCTCGGCCAGTGGCATCCCCCTGCCTGGCAGAGCTCCTGCGGCCAGTGTACCACCTGCCCACCGACCACGGCCCAAGTCCACCccagatgcctgcctggagcaCTGGcaggggctggaagctgaggacTGGACAGCAGCCCTGCTTAGCAGAGGTCGTAGTCGCCAGCCCCTGGTGCTGGGGGACAACTGTTTTGCTGACTTGGTGCACAACTGGATGGAGCTGCCCGAGGCAGCAGGTGAGGGGGACAGTGGGGGTGGGCCCCGTGCCCGTGCTCGGCCCCCCCAGTTCCTGCTTGGCCTCTCTGAGCAGCTGCGGCGCCAGCTGGCCAGGGCACGCCGGGCAGCAGTGGCAGGAAAGCGACTGTCATGCCCACCTCGCCCGGAACCCGAACTGCCTGCAGATGTCTCACGCTTTGCAGCCCTCATGAGTTGCCGCAGTCGCCAGCCCATCATCTGCAATGATGTTGTCAGCTACCTCTGACCCTGCCCTCCAGCCTGGGACAATAAAGGCCTTTCTCTGCACTGTCCTGGTTCCATACCCCTGAGGCTCCAGGAGGCAGCCTCAGTCCTGCAAGGCACAACTCAGGCAGGCGAATCTAAAGAGCCTTTTCCCTCCCTGTAGGGGTCCCTGTCATGTCCATGTCACACCCCATGTGTCTGCCCCATGTTCCATCATCCATCCTGTCCACTTACACCTtccttcaacaagcatttattaagcgCCTACTGTGGGCTTGGGATGCATGGCTCAACAGAGCTGGGTGGTGGGGCTGCTGCCTTGTCACAGCTTGTAGTGCAAGGGTGGGAAGGTAACGTCCTCCTTCTCACCCTCATAGCTGAGCTCCAATACCAGCACCCGCTGCTCAGGCACCTGGCGTGTCACCTCCACCAGATCCGTCACCCTGGTGGCAtgggggggagaggggtggggagattGGGTAGGTGAGCGGTGGCAGGCAGAGAGTGTCCTGGCCTGGACTATAGGGTGTTGGCGGGCCATAAGGAGCCCAAGCCAGGAGCAGGAGCAGCCCAAGACAGGAAACATCTGAAACTATTTTAGGAGCGGCTGGCggggtgggcaggaggcaggAAGCTGTGAGTCCTCTGGGAGTGGGCCGTGAAAGGGGAGCTGAGCAGGGCGTGAGCTGGTGGGGCTGGCCAAGCAGGCAGCTCCTAGAGGCCCCTCCTCAGGCTCTtggccctcaccccacccccagcccatttGCTGGCTCCATTTGGCAAAAGAAAACTTCAGGAAGGTGTGAGGGGCCCAAATGGGATTGGGAAGAGGAAAGGCTGCTTGTCCCCCACCTCCAACCTCCAGGGACAGAATGAGGTTAAAGCCAGGTGTGGGCTCACCTGCGGGACAGGTGCTGGTCCTGCTTTTCAGGGGACCATCCTGCTGAGTAGAGCAGGGCCTTCCCGTGCAGCAGCATCCTCACCCTCAGCCCATTTAGTTTCTAGAGAGAGACAGGTTAGGTGCCAgctgggccaggctgggccaGACCTGGGGGAAGGGCAGGAATGGGGCACACCTGGACATGGGCCAGCAGTGACTCCAGGGTCCTCTCGGGCTGCCCAGCAGGCACTTCCAGGCGGTCCCAACAGGTCCACTTCCAGTGATGGAACTGGGGGGCGGTAGTGGGGAGGAGTGAGAAGCTTcttacacacacaccctccccctaCCCCAGTTACCAATAGCTTATGGCCCCTTTCCTAGGGGAGGAGCTGGACTAGAGGCAGGAAGCAGaagccagggggtgggggtggaaggtGGGATCTGGGCCCAGAATCTCAACACCCTCCCCTCCCATGCTGGGGCCAGCACAGGAAATGGGGCTACGGGGCCCCCACACAGGGAAACAGGCGATCCATCACACGggctggttgtgtgtgtgtgtgtgtgtgtgtgtgtgtgtgtgtgtgtgtgtgtgttgggggggcaaTGCTTCCTGAGGAAGCGGGAGCAGGGCCGCTGCAGTCTCTGATAAAGCTGCTTGTTGTTCCTCAAATGCAAGGCtggatgctgggggtggggtaaATCCTGTCCCCTAATCCTTTACCACCAGGGCCTTGGACTACTCATGGGCACATGGCAAGGGGCACAGTGACTCTAGCAGGAACACAGTCCACAGAGGACTCCTCTTCCTGTCCCTTTGTTCCTTCCTTATTTCTGGAGTCTTGGGGTTCTGGTACCCAGAGCTGAGGGCATAAGGGTGGCAGGCAGCCAGGGACCAAGACAGGAGGAGTTCTGCCAGCTCCCCAGAAAACACAGTGGGGTCAAGCTGAGATGAGGCCAGAGGTGAGATGGgggacccttcccctccccctcctccacggACAAAGGCAGCTTGTGTTCTAGCTAGAGGAGGGGCCCCTCACAAAGGGGCTCTGTGTGCTGTGCCCTGAGGGACCCCAGGGCTGCTCAGCAAAAGCCCAGTGCTGGCCCAtgacctctcccctctcccctggtgAGGGAATTCTCTCTGTACCCTCTCCTCTGCCCTAAGGAAATGCCAACTATCGCAGAACCTGGGCACACAGCCAGGGGCATTCATAGCCCTACACTTGAAGGAACACACATGTACACAAGCCCACATGTgtactcacatgcacacacacgcaagCCCACATTGTGAAAGAGCCCTGCAGTCCCATCTGGCACACAGATGTGCAAGCATGCTCCCTCCATGCCCACACACCACAGGGCCAGGGATGCCCAGACCCGTGTGCACTCACACCTGTGACATGAATGCACACATCCCCACAGGGCTGCACACCCCACACCGGTGGTGGTGAGCTCAGTGCCCTTTAACTCAGGTCGAGGGGGCGGGCCAGGATCCCCATGTTTGCAGGCCGATATTAGGCTCTGTTTGGGGCTAGGGCcctattccccctccccctcagggGCACTCCTGGGAAGGAGGGAACTGCGGGGGATGTCTGGCTCCACTAATGAGTTAAAGCTGCAGCTCCCCCAGACCCGGACtgttggggagtgggggtggCTGACGGCTGCTTCCTGTGTCTGACAGGTCCCAGCCTGGCTTTGCAGCAGGGAGGCGACTGGAGGGAGTCTTGAGGACTCCCCCAGAGTCTGGGTCCTGATGAGAGCCTGAAGCTAAAGTAGGGCCTGTTTGGGTAGGTGCAGGGAAAACTCAGGTCTGGTATGGGTGGGGTGTCAAGGGCTCACCTCCTGGATGGCTGGGGCGTGAGGTACCCAGCGGCTAAAGTAGTTTTCAGCCAGGTTCAGGTAGCTGTGGCGAAAGGCACTGCGGGGCCGTGGGCTGCCCACCACCTTATACAGCTCCAGGCCCACCAGGCCAGCCACAGCTGCCGTAGTAGTGGCAATGGCTGGGGTAATCCGGCCCACAATTCGCTTGGTCTGCCAAGGACAGGAGATTTGGTCTGGGCCCAAGGCATAAGGTTAGGGTTTGACCCCCACCTCCAGGCCTGAGCCCCAAGGGGCAGGGTACCTTGGTGCGGTCTGCTGGTGGGATCCCATAGTTCTGAGCTCGCAGGCTCGCCGCTGCCGCCACAAAATCCACATGGAAATCATCGTCCTGTGAGGCCCAAGGCACAGTAGTATTAACATTGTCCCAGTGCCCCTCACCTCAGCCGACCCTGTGCCACTGCACAGCTCTTCACACAATTCGGTGGGGTGGATGCTCACATCTCCCCACTTAACAGATAAGGAGGCTGAGGCTCGGGGAAGGTGAGCTGCTTCTGGGGTCCTTCTGGGAGGAAAACTCAGGCCAAGGGGCTTCAAAGCTACCTTCTTAGCTCTTGACCTTCCCCAACAACTTCTCTAGCCCCGCCCTTCACCCCCACTTGGGCTCCCACCTTCTCAAATGTCAAGGGTTCCAGGGGAGGGCCCACAGTCCAGATTTCCAGGGCTTCATGCAGTTTCTTCGACTGCTCAGGGCCTGTCAGGGGAAGGGGGTGTTGGGGCAGTCCTTAGCCCCCATGTCCTGCACTCTTCTGGAGCCTGCTGCCTATCCTTGGTCCCTGCCAAGCCTATCACTTACCACTTTCAGGGAGACCCCTTGATGGATGGTGCAATCTCCTCTCCAGCAGCCCCAGCcctcacttgtgtgtgtgtgtgtgtgtgtgtgtgtgtgcccatgcACAcctatgtgactctgttctcatCTGGGGGCCACAGCTAGTTGCTCCCTAGGGCCCagtggtttgtgtttttttgtttgtttggtttttgtttttgttttttttggctgagagTCTGCCaaaggaatgggggtgggggagtggggtgggggtgcgGTAGGCAGCAGGGAGAGGACCTACTGAGGGGCCAGAGGATGAACCCAAGGCTAGAGAGAAGCAAGGTCAGAGGGCCTGAGAGGTATTGAGTTGGCTTCAGGGCCCCCAGACCCCGTCTTCTTTCTGCAGCACAGGCTGAGGAGGGTCAGGCCTTTGGGTGGCAGCACGGGGGGCCAGGGTCAGGGACCTCACCAAACTCAGCATAAGCCGAAGCCAGCTCCAGGTCACTAGCAAAAATGGGGGCTAAGTCCTGTGGGTCAGGCAATGGCAGCAACTTCAGCAGTCGCCTGAATGCAGTCTGGTCCCGTGAGCCAGGCAGCCCATGCATCTGGGCATACAGGTTGGCAGCCGCTAGCACGTAGAGGAGATGCGTGTCCTGCAGTGAGACCAAGAGCAGGGGTGGCTGCATGGGCTTGAGCGAGCTTGTGTGGGTGCATGGGGTGGGGGTCACCGCCCATTTGTGGATCTGTTTGAGTGCCTGCCTCTGCCTCCCATGTGGACACCCACATGTGCACAAACACGGCTCTCTCCCTCTCAGCATCTGTGCATCTCTACAAAATATAGAGGTGCCCACCTCTGCTCTGAGGGGCCATATTCCCATCTCAGGGCCGCCAAGGGACTCCACTCACTTGGCTGGCGTCAAACTCCAAGGGCCGGGGACACTGTTTGGGACCCGACCAGAAAAGAGTTCCATCCTCTAGCACCTAGGGAAATGGAGGCTGCTGGGCTCAGCCGGGTCACCCTGAGCCCTCAGCCTCCTGAGGAGGCCCTCAGCCTCCTGACCCCTAGCCACCCACTTTGTCAGGTGGGAAGCGGCTCAGCAGCTGTGTGATGCCATAATGGAAGCAGAGTTGCCACTGGCCAAGGGCCCAAAGCACGCAGTGTTGCCAGGTCTGTGGACGCTCTCTCAGGACACCCAGCACCACCTGCTGCAGGGTCAGCACCTGTGACTCATCCAAGTGTGCCAGAGACGTGAATGCCCTGCGGGCAGAGGAGAAAGTTTGAGGCTAAGCCCTAAGTCTCTTGGTGTTAGGGAGCCTGGACTCCCATTCACCCTTGTTGGCGGTCTTACTGTTGGTGGCAGTTGATGGTCTCGGCAGACAGACGGAAAAGTCCTTCAAACTCATCCCGGGCCCActgtgaggggagggaggaaccATGAGGTGCCGGTTGGCAAAGAGGTCTGCAGCTGAGGACTGAGCCAGGTGGGTAGGAGTCTCTGGGGTTCTTCCCACCTGCAACGTGTGCTCGGTTGTGCTGGGGAAGTGCCGCACGGTGCAGACAGGGTAGGAGGCATCCTCAGAAGCTGCAGCGGAGGCGGGGGCTCTGTAGTCCTCAGTCACGTGTGGTATGAACACACAAGCACTGCCCAAGGTGCCCTTGGTGCCCGCCTCCAGTAGTGGCTTCAGATAGTGGGTGCAGCGAGCAGCCACATAGCGCCCTGGCGAGGGGGGCAGAGGGTCAGAAGTGGGGCTGGCACAGCCTCGGACAAGGGGTGAGTTCTAGGCTTGAGCACTCACGGGCCTGGAAACTGTCCAGGGCAGCAGCCACGCCATCCACACTGGAGAAGAAGTTGTCCCCATAGATGTGCTCTGTAGTAAGATCCAGCTGGTAGGTGAGCGGGGTCACCTGCAAATCTGAGTTCAGGCGGTGAGCGGCCTCTGCAGCCACCTCCGCCTTTGACCTCTGAGAAGAAAGCAGGAAGACgttgggtgggggaaggggcgCATTGTGGGAGGACAGTCCAGGACACGGGTGTGGGGACGGGTCGGCACTCACACCAAAGTCCTGGGGCCTGAAGAGAAACTGCCGGCTGAGGTTGGAGCGCTCCACGTGGTCCATGTCAGCAACAGTCACGCCCCCACTGCCGCCGGCACCCAGGCCCACTAGGGCAAAGCCTTTGAGCAGCTCGCAGCCGATAGCGCCAGCACCCACCTGCCAGCAGGAGCAACCTTAGCCAGAGGGCCAGGCCTTGCCCTTCCACATACTCCCAACCTCACCACATAGCTCACCAGGAGGTAGTGCTGGTGGCTCAGCTTCTCCTGAAAACCAGCCCCAAACACTGCAATTTGCCCGTCATAGCGGCAGTCTCTCTAGGAGACACAGACAGGGGTCAGTGATGGCCACTGGCCTGTGCTGCATCTCCCTCCTGCACCCAGTTTTCCAGGTCAGGATCTCGGGAccgttcttcctctttctcccccaGTCCTGAGTTTGGATAAGGCTTGCACCCCTACCCCAGGTTCTCACCGGTGCATAGTCCTCAGGATTGGGAAAGGGCTCCTCATCTTCTGGAAGGCAATCAAGGGCATCAAAGTACAGCCACTGGTCCAGGGCATAAACTTCTTGGAGACTGCCTAGAAGTCAGCACTTCAGTCTGAGGACTCTTCCCACCTCCTAATCCCCTCAGATCCTGGCTGAGGGCTGCACCCAGGTTGGTGAAGCCCCCAGGGCCGCTATCTGGTATTGGGCACCCTGTGGCACCCACACCGACCTCTGCACCCTTCCCAGCCCcgccctgcctctgcctgtgCCCACCTTCAGCACTTCCTGAGCAGCCACTGCACCCAGCACGGCTGCCATGGGGCTCAAGCCACCAGCACTGCTCAGGGCAACTGTCCGCACCAGAGCCTTATCCAGCTGCTCTTCCAAAGGCTCTCCTTCTGTCCCCTTCAGTGATTCCAGGGCCTGGGCTAGGTCCACCACCATCTCTGCATCAACCTATCGGGTAGAACTCTGTGGGTAAAGCAGCCCCAGCTTGAGCTCCACTCCGCATTTGAATCCTTCAGGCAGCCATCCACCCTGTTCCacagaagaggaagcagaagCCTGAGTGGGAGGGCCCCACTAGCGGATGCCCGGTGCCGGACAATGGCCCTGGAGGCTTCCCCAACCTGGGGTCACCTTCCAGGCCAGATCTTAGGGGTTAGGAGTAGCATGGGTCCCCAGGCTTTGTGCTTGGCCCTTTCATGGATCCAGCCTCTGGTCTACAGATAGTGTTAATCATCTCCTTTATATGAGTGGGAAACTGTTTCTGGATTCAGTCTTGGATCTGTAAGACAGTCATTGTTGCCTCCTGGTAGGTGAGGCCCCGTTAAgacagaggctggagggaggggcaatggGGCCACTCACAGGATCCCAGGGCTTAGGAGGGCGGCCATGGAGCTGCTGAAACTTGTGCAGTGCATGGAAGGCCTGATGCAGGCAGTGGGCACGGTGAACTTCCTGGGGACTCTGGGCCACAACACGGGGCTGAAGCAGGGCTGTGTCCAGGGGCTCCTGCAGGGGGCACTCAGTTCAGGGTCATGTCCAGAACACTGCGGGCCCCTTGAGGCGCCCAAGCTCCCCAACCTCAGATGCACTTGAACTCACGTGGCTCACAGTCTTGGGTCTCTTGACCTCAGTGACAGCCCCACCACGCAAGTAACGAGAGAAAGTTGTTGTGTCCCCAATCTCCAAGGTCCCATCCCCTGGGGGAGATCGAGCCTGGTCAGTATGCCCTCTGAACCTGAGTAGTTCCCC
Above is a genomic segment from Eubalaena glacialis isolate mEubGla1 chromosome 7, mEubGla1.1.hap2.+ XY, whole genome shotgun sequence containing:
- the INKA1 gene encoding PAK4-inhibitor INKA1, with the protein product MHSARLDSFLGQLRWELLCGRDTDSPPMPGPLPQPPKPGPGMRLKHRLRASDALEEDSACGVEEEEEEAVVTGDRGAALGGPREHALDWDSGFSEVSGSTWREEELPVLQHPPPSAWPTRRQRLSASGIPLPGRAPAASVPPAHRPRPKSTPDACLEHWQGLEAEDWTAALLSRGRSRQPLVLGDNCFADLVHNWMELPEAAGEGDSGGGPRARARPPQFLLGLSEQLRRQLARARRAAVAGKRLSCPPRPEPELPADVSRFAALMSCRSRQPIICNDVVSYL
- the UBA7 gene encoding LOW QUALITY PROTEIN: ubiquitin-like modifier-activating enzyme 7 (The sequence of the model RefSeq protein was modified relative to this genomic sequence to represent the inferred CDS: inserted 1 base in 1 codon), which translates into the protein MDVLETSKSLDEELYSRQLYVLGLPAMQRIQGAKVLLSGLQGLGAEVAKNLVLMGVGSLTLHDPHPTCWSDLSAQFFLSEQDLGRSRAEASQELLAKLNGAVQVCIHTGDITEDLLLDFQVVVLTASELQEQLKVGTICHKHGVCFLVADTRGLVGQLFCDFGEDFTVQDPTEAEPLMAAIQHISQGSPGILTLREEADAHRFNSGDLVTFSGIEGMVELNGCAPRPLHVQRDGTLEIGDTTTFSRYLRGGAVTEVKRPKTVSHEPLDTALLQPRVVAQSPQEVHRAHCLHQAFHALHKFQQLHGRPPKPWDPVDAEMVVDLAQALESLKGTEGEPLEEQLDKALVRTVALSSAGGLSPMAAVLGAVAAQEVLKAVSKKFMPXDQWLYFDALDCLPEDEEPFPNPEDYAPRDCRYDGQIAVFGAGFQEKLSHQHYLLVGAGAIGCELLKGFALVGLGAGGSGGVTVADMDHVERSNLSRQFLFRPQDFGRSKAEVAAEAAHRLNSDLQVTPLTYQLDLTTEHIYGDNFFSSVDGVAAALDSFQARRYVAARCTHYLKPLLEAGTKGTLGSACVFIPHVTEDYRAPASAAASEDASYPVCTVRHFPSTTEHTLQWARDEFEGLFRLSAETINCHQQAFTSLAHLDESQVLTLQQVVLGVLRERPQTWQHCVLWALGQWQLCFHYGITQLLSRFPPDKVLEDGTLFWSGPKQCPRPLEFDASQDTHLLYVLAAANLYAQMHGLPGSRDQTAFRRLLKLLPLPDPQDLAPIFASDLELASAYAEFGPEQSKKLHEALEIWTVGPPLEPLTFEKDDDFHVDFVAAAASLRAQNYGIPPADRTKTKRIVGRITPAIATTTAAVAGLVGLELYKVVGSPRPRSAFRHSYLNLAENYFSRWVPHAPAIQEFHHWKWTCWDRLEVPAGQPERTLESLLAHVQKLNGLRVRMLLHGKALLYSAGWSPEKQDQHLSRRVTDLVEVTRQVPEQRVLVLELSYEGEKEDVTFPPLHYKL